Sequence from the Pirellulales bacterium genome:
CCGTTCGGTGCCGCCCGCCGCTGGAAGCTGCCCGACGACTCGCGGAACCGGCTTTCCGGACGTGACTTTTGGCAGGAAGACGATCTGCCCGTTACCGGCGAAGAAATCGCCGATCATGTAGGGGGCGTCGGTGTAGGACGCCGATTCGGAATTAAGCAAATCTGCGGATGCGAGTTGAGATTGGTCCGATGGCGAGGTAGTCGGCGGCGCCAGCGGAGCGGTCGGGTTCGTCGGCTGACCCGGCTGACTCGGCAGTGCTGGCGCGATCGGAGGCGCCGGCGTTGGTGCCGCCGGCAATGGGGGCGGCGGCGTCGGAATCGTCTCGGCCACCGCGCTGGCGGCGAAAGCTGCAATCGCTGACGCTAGCAGCGCAGTGACAACAGACCGCCGAGCGCCGAGACCGCGGCCGTCAGCGTGAAACCGTGGGCAATAGACGCGCACGCAACGTGCTTTGGAACGGCTCATTCGCGGAAATGCCATCACACGGGAGGAGACTTGTCGGCTGCCGCTCTAGCCTGTCGGCTAGTTACTCCGGACCAATCATTTATATCGGTTGTAGAGACTTTCCGGCATGAGCCAAAGCCGCGGCAACGGCGACGAATGCGCCGACGACCGTGGGCATGGCCCCCAGCGCAGGGCCATCACTTTGACGCCGTCGACGCGCCCTGTTCCAGCAACTGTTTGAAGGCTGGCTGTTGGGCAAGGATCTGAAAGCGAGAATCGGCCTTCATTGCGTCGAATTTGTTGAACCCCGCGGCAACGGCTTCCTGGAGCACTTCGATGGCTTGCTGCTCGATCGCTCGTTGGTCGCTCGATGGGTTTGCCGCCGGCTGGCTCGAGCCGCTGCCGCCGGCCGTCGCGGCGAGGGCCAGTTCGCCGGCTACGTCGTAGAGTTTAGTAGGGTTTCTCGGCCAGAGCTTGCGGCGCTCTTGAGAAAGCGCCGCAGCTTCGAGCAGTTTGCCCGAATTGCGCTTGAATGTGGCCAGATCCTCGTAGTTGTTGCTCAGAGCGATTCGATAGTCGGCGTTGTTCGGCGATTTGTCAAATGCCGCTCGCAGATGCGCAGTGGCGTCGCTCGCCAGGGCGAGCGCCTCCTGTTTCTTGCCGGCGTGCCAGAGCGAAGCGGCCAATTCGTCCTGCACTGTCCCAAGCAAGCTTTGATAGTCGAGGGTTTCCGGCGATTCGTCCACGAGCCGCTGCCAATCCGCACGGACGGCATCCAGAGTCGATTGGGCGTCGGCAAGGCGGCCAGTCTTCTGCTGAATCGCGGCGATCTTTCCCAAGCAGCGCGCCAACTCGGCCCGGTAGAGCGCGACGCTCGGATCATCGACGGCCAACTGCTCCAGAATGCCACGGCTTCGATTGAATTGGTTGAGGGCCTCGGCCCAGTCCGACGTACGAAGTTTCAATTCGCCGACGTGTATGTAGATCGCAGCCACATTGAATTGCAATTGAGAAAGCAGCGGGTTGCCGCGGGCCAGCGGCTCGGCGACTTGCCGCGCCTTTTCGTAGTCGGCCATCGCAGCGGCCGATTTTCCCATCCTGGCCTCAACGTCACCGGCCACCCGGTAGGTCGCCGCCAAGTCGCCACGGATTTTGATATTCCGCTGATCCTCTTGTGACAGTTTTTCGAAATCAACCGCTGCCTGGCGCAGCAAATCGAGCGAGGTTGGCAGCTCCTTCTCATAGCCCATGAGCAGCACGCCGAGGTCGTATCGCCCTTGCGCTAAATCGCGCCGGAACAGCGTCTCGACTGGATGCTCGGCGACTAGCTTTTGCCGCTCGTCGTTTGCAAGCGCATATTCTTGCTTGGCCTGGATCGCGTTGCCGAGCCGCCCATCGATCACCGCCAGATTGTTATTCGAATTGGCCAATTTGCGGCGCAATTGAGCGTCCGCCGGATTCGCATCGACGAGTTGCGTGCGCAAATCTCGGGCTTGCTGAAACCACCGCCGGGCGTCATCAAGCTTTACCGTCTGCTGCGCCAAATCGCCGAGCGCATTGTAAGTGTCGGCCAAAGCCGCCTTCGCCGCGGGATCGGACGAACGCTTGGCGATTTCTTCTTGAATTACCTCGGCCTTTTCAAGATCGCCCGCCGCATCCGCGTTCTTGTCGATCTCCTCTTCGATTCTCCCAACGCGATACCACGTGAGCGCCACATCGCTGTGAAGCGTCGGATCGCCGGCATGCTCCTTAAGAAACTCTTCGTAATACCGCAGAGCCGATTCGAGCAAATCCTTGCGGAGCGGCTGCAAACCGGGCACGTTGAGCAGCTTGTTTTCGCTAACTTGCGTGAAATAGTCGTTCACCGCGTCTCGAGCTTCGCGGAAACCCCGGTCCGCCTCGATCCGCGCCGCTGCGTCCTCGCGCCACGAGCGGGCGATCAGCAAACTCGCGATCACCGCCACGACGGCCACCAGCAGCACCGCCGCGGCGATCGACTGTGCCCAGGCTCGATTCCGCCGCGTCCAGCGAGCAAGCCGCTCGCCCGCCGGCTCGCGATAAGCAACAACCGGCTCGTCCGCCAGCCAGTGCTCGAGTTCGTCGGCCAAGGCCCGCGGCGTTGCATAGCGATCGGCATTGGCCAGCGACATGGCCTTCAAACAGATCGCTTCCAGCGGCGGCGGGGTTTCCTTGTTGATCTCGCTCGGCCTGGGAAACTCGCCGCGTTCCACTTTGCGGAGCACCAACCCCAGGTCGGTATCCTCGAAGGCCGCCTTGCCCGTCAACAGCGAATAAAGCGTTGCCCCGAGACTATAGACGTCGCTCGCCGCGCCGAGCTGGTCCAGCCGGCCCGAGGCTTGTTCGGGGCTCATGAACTGCGGCGTGCCGACGGCGGAGCCGATCTGCGTCGGCGCCGATCCGCTCGCCCTCGAAGGTTTGAGCGCCGATTCGCCGAGCGTGGAAACCAGCTCGGGCCGATCGACGGCCTTGGCCAAGCCCCAATCGACCACCAGGGTTTCGCCGTATTTGCCGAGCATGATGTTGCCCGGCTTGAGGTCGCGATGCAGAACGCCGCGGCTGTGGGCATACTCGATCGCGTCGCAAACGTCGATGAATCGCCCGAGCAGCCCGCGCAGCTCCAGGCTCCGATCGGCGGCGCTGCGCTTCTTCGCCGCCATGGAATGAAAGCGCTCGATGGCGTCCTTGAGGCTGTCGCCCCGAATGAACCGCATCGCGTAGTATGGCCGGCCGTCGGCGTACGATCCTAGCCCGTAGACTGGCACGATCCCCGGATGCTCCAATCCGCCGGTGATCTCGGCTTCTTGAACGAAACGGATTCGGCTGTCCTGCTCGTCGGCATGCCGCATCTGAATCTGCTTGACGACGACTTCGCGGTGCAACTCTTCGTCCTGCGCGACGAACACCTCTCCCAAGCCGCCGCGGGCGTAAGGCCGCACGATGCGAAACCGCGAACCGCTCGAGGTGGCGGCGCCGACGGTCTGGGCCACCGTTACATACGGATCGGGGGCCGCGGCCGTCGGCATCCGCATCAGGCTGGCTTGCAATCCGGGATCGTTGATCTTCTGCAAATCGCCTCTGACCGCGCCGGCCGAGCTAACCGCGGCGAGGCTCTTTTCCGGATCGTTGCCGTGCAGCTTGAGGTGCTCGCCGACGAGCGCCTCGAGCAGCATCCGCCGTTCGGCGCTCAACGCTTGCTGGTCGCCGAGAATCTGGCCCAGCGGCTTTTCTTTAGTCAGCACCCAGGCATTCATTGCCGCGACGAGCTGCTCGCGGTTGATGAAGTCCATTTGCAATGCCAAGATGCCGAATAGAAGGTTCCGGTCGTCGCTGGATTTTGGCATACGTCAATTTTCCCGCCCTCTATGAGAGCTTCATTTGAATTGGCGGGTGCCATGGCCACTGCTCCGAGTGGCCATGCCCCGAAGCGGCTCATGCCCACGCCGAGCCGTGGGCATGGCACCCGTTTATGTTCTCTGGCGTTCAGTTGTCACTTGCCCGGCAACTCCCAGGCCTTGTCGAATTCTACGTCGGGATCGACCAACAGGTTGACGGTTCGTGAAAGAAGCACGAGCGCGGGACCATCGTCGGAATGCTCGGTAACGAGCCGCCCCAGCGTGGCCGCTGCCGCCTGAAAGTCCTGGCCTTCGAATTGGCGGAGGGCTTGCTCGTATTGCTTGCAGATCGCCCTCCAGCCGGGGTCGGAGTCGGCCCTCAGCTCGTAAAGTTCAATCGGTTCGGCAATGTTGACCACGCGCACATTGCAGAGTCGGCGCGTGCAGAAATCGCTGCCCAGGCGGCTCTGCGTCGCTGCCGTGACGATCACCCCCGATTTCAAATACTTCGTCGCTCCTTGGACGCGGCTGGCCACATTCACGGTCGAGCCGAGCGGGCCGTATTTGAACTTGCGATGCGAGCCGGTGTTGCCGACCCGCGCCACGCCAGTATTGATGCCGATCCCCACGCCAAACCGCTCGCCGATCTTCGATTCCCAGCGCTCATTCAATTCGGGCAGCGCCTGCCACATTTCGAGCGCCGCGCGGCAAGCGAGCTGGGCGTGCTCCGGCTGGAGCAGCGGCGCGCCCCACATCGCCATCAATTCATCTCCCATGTAATCGACGAGCACGCCGCGGTGCCCAATGACGCAATCCGAGAGCGCCCCCAGCACGTCGCCGATCCACTCGACGGTGGCCGTGGGGCCGAGGCGGTCGCTGATCCGGCTGAAGCCGCGGATATCGCAGAACAGCAACGTCACCTCGGCGTCGCGCCCTTTCAGCAAGTCCGGCTCGACTGTGAGTTGATGGGCCAACTCGGGCGTGAAGAACTGCTCGAACTGCACTCGGGCCGAGAGCGCCTTCTGCTCCTGATCCAAGCGCGATAGCCCGGCCGCAACTCCGCAGGCCAGCGTTTCGACGATCATCGCTTCGAGCTTACTGATCGACGCCGCCGCCTCGGCAGCGCGGCCGAGCCGCCGATCGCCATAGAGCGCGCCGATCACACCGCCGCTCGGATCGAGGATCGGGGCGACGACCACCGCCTGAACGTCCGCCAGACTTTGCACGTTCGGCAGCGGGCCGGACGTCGACGGCGCATGCCAGAACGTCCGTTTCTCTTGCTTCATCCGGGCCAGGATCCGTGCGCTGGGCCGCAGTTCATTCGCCGCGCCGGGCAGCCGCGGGCCGACGCACTGTGACGTCACTCGCCAATGCTCGCCGTCTGCCTGCAAGACGCAGCCCGAATCGAGCCCGACCAGTTCCACCACCGCCGCCGCCGCGCGGTCGAAGAAATCGGTCGAGCTGGCCGCGCTTTGCAGCACGTCGATCACGGTTTGCAGCCAAACAATGACCGATTCGGGGGTTTGCGTGGGGAGCGGCAGGATGGTGCGGGGCGCGGCTGCGGGTTCGCCCAAAAGCCCGCGCATCGCAAGTCCTTCGGCCGCGCCATCGATGCGATGGAAGGGAGTTGGTCCCACCGATCGCGACGAGCTGCGGCTCGGCAAGAGCGTGGGGCGCGCCAGCATCTCGAACTCAGGCTCCGCGGCGATCGCCGGCTCGACGCGAACGCCGGCATCGGCGATCGTCAGCAGGGCCGGCATCTGAAACTCGCCGCTCTTGGCCGGGCCGAGCGTCTGCCCGTCGTCGACCACGATCACATTTCGGGAGCTCAGATTGGTTGCCCGAAATCGATCGGCGGCGAGCAGCTCGAGCCGCAGATGGGCCCGCGAAATCGTGCTTTCGTCGAGCCGCGCGATCGCGATCCGCCGCCCCGCCGGCGCGGGCTGCTCGACGAACAGCGGCTCCTCCGGACGCTGCTGACGTCCCATCTCGACGGGCCCCTCTACCTCGCCGGCAAACGCCAATCGCTGCTTGCGGAAAACCTGGATTCTGAACGTTGGTCCCAACTGGCGGCCTCGATCAAAATTGTTGCACGGGCTGCGTAAAGCACGCTCCATTCCGACAATATACCGGAATGCCGGTTTCGCGGTTAGAACAGTTCGGATGCACGCATTGGGTTGAGCGCATCTCGACAGCCGGGCCATGGACGACGAAGATGAAACCACGAAGGACACGAAGAGGAAGTTAGAACAGGAGCAAACGGGGGGAACGGAGAGTCGGATCCGCGGTTTAGAGTCTCCGTTCTCTCCCTTCGGGTCTGAGCCTCAGGGTCGACGACCGTTTGCTCCTGTTCAACAAGCTGTCTTGGTGTCCTTCGTGCACTTCGTGGTAAACGCAGAACCGGCTGGGACCCCCATTTGTTCGTTGCGATTGGACCGATAGCTATGAACTCGTGCGACCGATTCTACGCCGCGGCCTGTCAGATCGACCTGCCGAACCCCAAATCGCGAGATGAGATTCCGCCGCGCGTGCGGCGGATGATCGAGATGCTCGATCATGCGGTGCTGGGATATGAGCCGTTCTTCCCGGTGCGGTTGGTCGTGTTTCCGGAATTCGCGCATGCCGCGCCGATTTATGAGACTGTCGCCGAGCTGCACGATCGCTTGGCGCTGCCGATCCCCAACGACTTCACCGACATGTATCGCGGCAAGGCCCGGCAGCGCGGCATCTTCATTCAGACCGGCACGTTTCTGGAGTCCGACTCGCGCTGGCCGGGGCATGTTTTCAACACGACTTGCTTGATCGGTCCCGACGGCATACTGGCCAAATATCGCAAGGTGCATCCGTGGATTCCATGGGAAGTGCATACCAGCCCGCACGATCTGCCAGACTACGACGAGCCGATGTATCCGGTCGCCGAGACGGAAATCGGGCGGATCGGCGCCGCGATCTGCTACGACTGGCTCTTTCCGGAGGCGATCCGACAGCTCGCGCTCGGCGGGGCGGAGGTGCTCGTGCGGGTGTCGGCCTACATGGACCCCTGGGGCGCGGCCGCGCCGATGGATTGGTGGACGATCGTCAATCGCGTGCGGGCGCTGGAGAATCTGGCGTTCGTCGTGGCGGCCAACCAGGGTGCGCGATACGAGAACTATCCGCCCTTCAGTTGGCCGGGCGGGAGCATGATCGTCGATTTCGACGGGCGGATTCTCGCACAAGCGGAGCCGGGGCCCGGCGACCGGATCGTCGTCGGCCCGATCGATCTGGCGACGCTCCGCGCCGCGCGCCGCGACCGCCGCGGCCACAACATGCCGACTCATCTTCGGACGGAAACCTACACGGGCTATCAGAAGTCAGTCTATCTGCCGGCCTCGAAACGCGTGTTGTAGCGCTTGTGGAGTTCGTCGCTGCGGCGAAGCGATTCGGCGGAGGAGTTGTCGCGGTGTGGGAGCGGTTCGACCGTGTCGCCATCCTTGGTGTAGAGGTCGGTGTCTTTGCACCAACCGTGGGTTTCAAGCACGAACCGCCGCGTCCAGCCCG
This genomic interval carries:
- a CDS encoding adenylate/guanylate cyclase domain-containing protein — encoded protein: MGPTFRIQVFRKQRLAFAGEVEGPVEMGRQQRPEEPLFVEQPAPAGRRIAIARLDESTISRAHLRLELLAADRFRATNLSSRNVIVVDDGQTLGPAKSGEFQMPALLTIADAGVRVEPAIAAEPEFEMLARPTLLPSRSSSRSVGPTPFHRIDGAAEGLAMRGLLGEPAAAPRTILPLPTQTPESVIVWLQTVIDVLQSAASSTDFFDRAAAAVVELVGLDSGCVLQADGEHWRVTSQCVGPRLPGAANELRPSARILARMKQEKRTFWHAPSTSGPLPNVQSLADVQAVVVAPILDPSGGVIGALYGDRRLGRAAEAAASISKLEAMIVETLACGVAAGLSRLDQEQKALSARVQFEQFFTPELAHQLTVEPDLLKGRDAEVTLLFCDIRGFSRISDRLGPTATVEWIGDVLGALSDCVIGHRGVLVDYMGDELMAMWGAPLLQPEHAQLACRAALEMWQALPELNERWESKIGERFGVGIGINTGVARVGNTGSHRKFKYGPLGSTVNVASRVQGATKYLKSGVIVTAATQSRLGSDFCTRRLCNVRVVNIAEPIELYELRADSDPGWRAICKQYEQALRQFEGQDFQAAAATLGRLVTEHSDDGPALVLLSRTVNLLVDPDVEFDKAWELPGK
- a CDS encoding nitrilase-related carbon-nitrogen hydrolase, which encodes MNSCDRFYAAACQIDLPNPKSRDEIPPRVRRMIEMLDHAVLGYEPFFPVRLVVFPEFAHAAPIYETVAELHDRLALPIPNDFTDMYRGKARQRGIFIQTGTFLESDSRWPGHVFNTTCLIGPDGILAKYRKVHPWIPWEVHTSPHDLPDYDEPMYPVAETEIGRIGAAICYDWLFPEAIRQLALGGAEVLVRVSAYMDPWGAAAPMDWWTIVNRVRALENLAFVVAANQGARYENYPPFSWPGGSMIVDFDGRILAQAEPGPGDRIVVGPIDLATLRAARRDRRGHNMPTHLRTETYTGYQKSVYLPASKRVL
- a CDS encoding protein kinase, producing the protein MPKSSDDRNLLFGILALQMDFINREQLVAAMNAWVLTKEKPLGQILGDQQALSAERRMLLEALVGEHLKLHGNDPEKSLAAVSSAGAVRGDLQKINDPGLQASLMRMPTAAAPDPYVTVAQTVGAATSSGSRFRIVRPYARGGLGEVFVAQDEELHREVVVKQIQMRHADEQDSRIRFVQEAEITGGLEHPGIVPVYGLGSYADGRPYYAMRFIRGDSLKDAIERFHSMAAKKRSAADRSLELRGLLGRFIDVCDAIEYAHSRGVLHRDLKPGNIMLGKYGETLVVDWGLAKAVDRPELVSTLGESALKPSRASGSAPTQIGSAVGTPQFMSPEQASGRLDQLGAASDVYSLGATLYSLLTGKAAFEDTDLGLVLRKVERGEFPRPSEINKETPPPLEAICLKAMSLANADRYATPRALADELEHWLADEPVVAYREPAGERLARWTRRNRAWAQSIAAAVLLVAVVAVIASLLIARSWREDAAARIEADRGFREARDAVNDYFTQVSENKLLNVPGLQPLRKDLLESALRYYEEFLKEHAGDPTLHSDVALTWYRVGRIEEEIDKNADAAGDLEKAEVIQEEIAKRSSDPAAKAALADTYNALGDLAQQTVKLDDARRWFQQARDLRTQLVDANPADAQLRRKLANSNNNLAVIDGRLGNAIQAKQEYALANDERQKLVAEHPVETLFRRDLAQGRYDLGVLLMGYEKELPTSLDLLRQAAVDFEKLSQEDQRNIKIRGDLAATYRVAGDVEARMGKSAAAMADYEKARQVAEPLARGNPLLSQLQFNVAAIYIHVGELKLRTSDWAEALNQFNRSRGILEQLAVDDPSVALYRAELARCLGKIAAIQQKTGRLADAQSTLDAVRADWQRLVDESPETLDYQSLLGTVQDELAASLWHAGKKQEALALASDATAHLRAAFDKSPNNADYRIALSNNYEDLATFKRNSGKLLEAAALSQERRKLWPRNPTKLYDVAGELALAATAGGSGSSQPAANPSSDQRAIEQQAIEVLQEAVAAGFNKFDAMKADSRFQILAQQPAFKQLLEQGASTASK